From Candidatus Babeliales bacterium:
CTTGAGCCTTACGCGCGGCTTCTTCTCTTTGAAGCTTTTTTTCGCTGGCATGTCTAGGCTTTTTAGGATGATGCGCCTTGCCATGATGTTTCTTATGCTTTTTTGGATGCTTTTCGGCGGATACTCTTTTTGTTCTTTTTTGCTGATGAGCAGGCTTCACACTTGCTGATGACCTTTTTGCAACGGTAGCAACAGGGACCGAGGCAACGTGACTAACCGGAGCCACATCAGCGCTATCATCACTGGCACTATCATCGCTAACATCAAGACTCACCTCTTCTTCATCGACAAAAGCATCATCGGCAGCTGCATTAAGACCAGCCCCAAAACCTGCCAAAAGAATAAGGAAGCTTAAAAAAAGCCCCCAGTTTTTAGATCTCTTCATTATATTCATAAGAACTCCCCTTTTGTTAACCTACTTTTCAAACAATTCAAATAGAAAACCTACTTACACAAAGCGTAACATTTTTCTATAATTGTTTTCAAGTAGAAAATGTTTCAAGTGTGGAAACGATACATTTTATTCGAAATATGACCGTTTTTATAGAAAAATCAGCCTATTTTGGATCATTAGCTCGGGGAAAAAACTAGAAAATTTGTTGACACAAAGCCTTTACACTCTCAAACGTTTGGCAAACAAGCGCCTCGCTTTTACTAAACCAGCGGGCCTCACGGACTTCTTGCAAGGCCGGAACAAGATTTTGTTCGGCTGCTTGCATCAGATAAATGAAGTCTACGTGCATATGTTCGTCTTGTTTGGGCGAAGCAGGAATCCGCTCATGCAAAATACAGTACGGTACCGGCAAGGGTTGCTCGCCCTGACTTGCCAGCACCAGCGGCCTGCCACTACACAGAACGGCAGCTTTCACGCCAGTCTCTTCAAAAACCTCACGAGCCACCGCTTCGTGTGGCAACTCGTTTGGCTCAAGATGCCCACCAGGGGGCATCCATTTACCAAATTTACGATGAAAGATCAGTAGAATTTTATCTTTTTGTTCGTTCAGAACAAGACCTGTCGCTACAAATTCATTTTTCATCATTTTTAGCTTTCTCTTGTCTACTCACCCTTTTTCAGACTAATATCTTCTTATTTTTCATCTTTTAATAAAAGACTATCAAACATAACGCTCAAAAAATCCTCGAACTTTTCATTGGCAATTGCTTGAGCAAGTTCTTCAAGAACTTCAGCAATAATTTTCTCAGTTTCTTCTTTAACTACTTCTTCAATCAAATCATCGGCAACAGTTTCTATTGCTCTTTCAAACAATTCTTCCCAATTTTCAAGAAAATTTTTAATGTACTCGTTAGAGGTAAAGGCAACAGGCAACTGCCCAAAAACATCAACTGCCTGGCGATCAGCACCCGCCAACAACAAGGCAATTACCGAACGGTCATCATTTTTATGCGCAGCATAATGTAAGGCAGCTCTTTTGGCACAATCAACAAGATTTACCTTGGCACCCGAAGCAATAAAGAGATTAACTTTTTGATAATCACCAAATTCAGCAGCCAGCATTAACGGTGTTTTACCATCGCGATCTTGATCATCAACCGACAAGCCTTTGGATTTAAGCAACTCTACCATTGCTTTTGTTTGTGCCCAATGCATGGCCGTACGCCCCCAGCGCCAATCTTTAGATTCAGTAAGAATCCCCAATTGAGCAAGCTCTTCAACACCCTTCAAATCATCTTTCATAACAAGCCTAATCGCTAACGGCAAACTAAATTCGTCGTTAGGCGTTGCATAAACATGCGCCGCGGTAGGAGCCCCGCCAAGCCCATCAGCCTGCGCAACAACAAGGCAAGAACTCAGAGAAAAAGCAAAAAGAAAAGTACTACTTTTTTTATACCTACTATCCATACATAATTCCTTAAATATATCTGTGTGTTATAACCAAGATCGAGCGGGTCACAAAAAGTACCATAACCACATAATTTTCGCAAGGTTTTTACATTGTTTTTTCTTCATAAATCTGCTAAAACTAAAACTATAAATAAGGCATCTTTTATGTTTAAAAAAGCCTGGAGTCATTTATGACAATGCGCACCAAAATAAAAAATATATCAGAAAAAAACATTGGCACCACTCTTGTGGTCAAAGGTTGGATCCGCACCACCCGCGCCCAAAAGACTTTCTCTTTTATTGCCGTTAACGACGGCTCAACCCTTGCCCCGCTACAAGTTATTGCAGATTCGTCAACAAAAAATTACGATGCTTTGCTCAGCAAACTTTCAGTTGGTGCTGCTCTTATGGTTGAAGGCACACTCGTTGCCAGCCAAGGTGGCAAGCAGGCTTACGAGCTTAAAGCAACCACACTCGAGCTAATTGGCGAATGTGACCCAGAAACCTACCCGCTGCAAAAAAAGCAACACACCTTCGAATTTTTACGCACTATTGCACATTTGCGCCCACGCACCAACACCATTGGCGCGGTAGCTCGCGTGCGCAATGCACTATCGTTTGCTACACATAAATTTTTTCAAGAACAGGGTTTTTTGTACGTTCACACGCCCATTATCACGCAATCTGATTGTGAAGGCGCTGGGCAAATGTTTCAAGTGACCACACTTGATTTAAACAAGCTACCAAAAAATGATAAAGGCACACCAGACTTTTCACAAGATTTCTTTGGCCGCCAAGCGTATTTAACCGTTTCGGGCCAACTTAACGGCGAGGCGTATGCCTGTTCACTTTCAGATATTTATACCTTTGGCCCAACCTTTCGTGCTGAAAATTCTAACACCAGCAGACACTTGGCCGAATTTTGGATGATTGAGCCCGAGATGGCTTTTGCCACACTCAAAGATGATATGGCATGTGCGCAAAATTATATTAAATATTGCCTGCGCTACGCGCTTGATAACTGCCAAGAAGATTTAGAATTCTTTAACAGTTTTATCGACAAAGGTCTTCTTGAGCGCCTTGAACACGTGGTTAACAGTTCGTTTGAACATATTCCGTACACACAAGCAATTGAGCTGGTTCAAAAAGCAAACAAGAAATTTGATTATCAAGTAACGTGGGGCTCAGATCTGCAAACCGAGCATGAGCGCTATCTGGCAGAAGAATATTGCAAAAAGCCGGTCATAGTAACCGACTATCCAAAAGATATTAAATCTTTTTATATGCGCTTGAATGACGATAACAAAACCGTTGCCGCCATGGACGTTTTGGTGCCCGGCGTTGGCGAGCTGATTGGTGGCAGTCAGCGTGAAGAGCGACTTGATGTCTTAAAACAACGCATGGTCGAATGCAACATTAACGCTGATGATTATTGGTGGTACATGGAACTGCGCACCTTTGGCAGCATTCCGCATGCGGGCTTTGGACTTGGTTTTGAGCGCTTAGTACAGTTTACCACCGGCATGGAAAATATCAGAGACGTTATTCCGTTCCCTCGCTCTCCAAAAAATCTTTTGTTCTAAATCTGCAAAACAAAAAGGGGCAACAGCAATTACGTTGTTGCCCCACAAAAGAAATCTGAACAAAAACTAGCAGCAAGAGCCTGAAGACGAACAGCCACCAACTAATTGAAACCGCGGCATACGCATACCATTAATTTCAACATCTTCAAGAAACATTTCGAGTGGACGAACCCACAAAGCGTCTTTCTCAAACCCTTCGCTCTCGTACAGCGCTTGGTACAACACCATTTTTTCAAGCGTTTCTGAATGGTTTACAATACCAAGAACTTGATATTGCTTGCCTTTGTAATGTTGATAAATACCAGGTTTTAGAATCATAAAAGTATCTCCTTCGTTAATAAAAAATTATTTTTTATAATTTTACTAAAAAATAAAGAGTAACCGAATCATTTTTGAAAGCAAAAATATTGTGCTTTTGTTCATTATTGTTATTCTTTCTCTCATTGTATCATAACCACCACGGATAGAAAAAAAGGAGAAAAATGTTTACCGGCAATAACAATCGCCTTCTTGGCTTTGGCTTTGTTTTTTTGTTGTCATTATCAGTACATGCAGCAGGAGATT
This genomic window contains:
- a CDS encoding NUDIX domain-containing protein codes for the protein MMKNEFVATGLVLNEQKDKILLIFHRKFGKWMPPGGHLEPNELPHEAVAREVFEETGVKAAVLCSGRPLVLASQGEQPLPVPYCILHERIPASPKQDEHMHVDFIYLMQAAEQNLVPALQEVREARWFSKSEALVCQTFESVKALCQQIF
- a CDS encoding ankyrin repeat domain-containing protein — its product is MDSRYKKSSTFLFAFSLSSCLVVAQADGLGGAPTAAHVYATPNDEFSLPLAIRLVMKDDLKGVEELAQLGILTESKDWRWGRTAMHWAQTKAMVELLKSKGLSVDDQDRDGKTPLMLAAEFGDYQKVNLFIASGAKVNLVDCAKRAALHYAAHKNDDRSVIALLLAGADRQAVDVFGQLPVAFTSNEYIKNFLENWEELFERAIETVADDLIEEVVKEETEKIIAEVLEELAQAIANEKFEDFLSVMFDSLLLKDEK
- the asnS gene encoding asparagine--tRNA ligase, producing the protein MRTKIKNISEKNIGTTLVVKGWIRTTRAQKTFSFIAVNDGSTLAPLQVIADSSTKNYDALLSKLSVGAALMVEGTLVASQGGKQAYELKATTLELIGECDPETYPLQKKQHTFEFLRTIAHLRPRTNTIGAVARVRNALSFATHKFFQEQGFLYVHTPIITQSDCEGAGQMFQVTTLDLNKLPKNDKGTPDFSQDFFGRQAYLTVSGQLNGEAYACSLSDIYTFGPTFRAENSNTSRHLAEFWMIEPEMAFATLKDDMACAQNYIKYCLRYALDNCQEDLEFFNSFIDKGLLERLEHVVNSSFEHIPYTQAIELVQKANKKFDYQVTWGSDLQTEHERYLAEEYCKKPVIVTDYPKDIKSFYMRLNDDNKTVAAMDVLVPGVGELIGGSQREERLDVLKQRMVECNINADDYWWYMELRTFGSIPHAGFGLGFERLVQFTTGMENIRDVIPFPRSPKNLLF
- a CDS encoding DUF1653 domain-containing protein, whose translation is MILKPGIYQHYKGKQYQVLGIVNHSETLEKMVLYQALYESEGFEKDALWVRPLEMFLEDVEINGMRMPRFQLVGGCSSSGSCC